The genomic region TGAGAACACCGGACGTCCGGTGAGCTGCATGCCCTCGACCGTCTGGTCGTTGAGGTTGACGTGGGTCAGCTCGGCCAGCCCCTGCAAGCTCTCCACGTCCACGGCGAACCCGTGATTCTGGGCGGTGATCTCGACCTTATTAGTGGTCAGGTCCATTACCGGGTGGTTGCCGCCGTGATGGCCGAACTTGAGCTTGTAGGTCTTGCCGCCCAAAGCCAGCCCGAGAATCTGGTGGCCCAGGCAGATGCCGAACAGCGGGATGCCGGCCTCGATAAAACGTCGCACGGCCTGGGCCGCATAAGGCACGGCCGACGGGTCGCCCGGGCCGTTGGAGAGGAAAATTCCGTCGGGCTCCATGGCCAGGACGCGCTCGGCGTCAAAAGCGGCGGGCACCACGGTCAGCTCGCAGCCCGCGGCGGTCAACAGGCGCAGAATGTTGAACTTGATGCCGAAATCGTAGGCCACGACCTTATAGGTACGTTTGAACTGCGGTTCGTTGGCCACGCCGCGTGGGTAATTCTCGTAGCTGCGGGCGATGCTCCAGTCGCCCTGGTTCCACATGTAGGGCGAGCGGCAGGTGACTCCCTGGACCAGATCGACGCCCTCGATGGTCGGCGCGTCGTGGGCCTTTTTCACCAGGCTCTGCGCGTCAGGGTCGATGCTCGAGACCACGCCGGTCTGGGCGCCGCAATCGCGGATGTGCCTGGTCAGCGCTCGGGTGTCGATGCCCTCGATGCCCACGATTCCGTGCTGGACTAGGTAGTCTCCCAGGCTGCCGCGGTTGCGCCAACTGGAGGGATGGGTCGAGGCCTCGCGCACGATCAGCGCCTGCACCTGGGGCGTGGTTGATTCGACGTCCTCGGAGTTGATCCCGTAATTGCCGATCAAGGGGTAGGTCATGCAGACCATCTGTCCGGCGTAGCTGGGGTCGGTGAGGATCTCTTGGTAGCCGGTCATGCTGGTGTTGAACACCACCTCGCCCACGGCCTCGCCCCGGGCGCCGAAGGCTGTGCCCTGGAAGATCCGGCCGTCGGCCAGAGCCAGAATTGCCTTGCCATTACCCATTTGACCGTGATCATCCACTGTTGATGTTCGGCGCAACTTATGCGAGCCCTCGGGCGCTGTCAAGACGGCTCGACAAATCGGGAAAGCCCCGGACGACCCTTGCGGGCCGTCGCGGGGTAGGGGGCTTATCTAGGCGGATTGGCTGGGGACCCTTGATAAAATCCCCGGTTGGTTCGAACATTCCTTAGCTGACTTTGACCTCGATCGATCGCGGCTTGGCTTTTTCGCTTATCGGCAGGGTCAAGCTCAGCAAACCGTTGTGAACCTCGGCCGTGATCTTATCGCGGTCGACGCTCTGGGGGAGCACGAACCGGCGCTCGAATTTACCGTAGGAACGTTCCGAGCAGTAACAGTTCTGTTCGTTGCTCTGCGACTCGCCGGTTTTCTCGCCGCTGATGGTCAGGATGTCGTTCTCAACGCTGATCTCGATTTCCTCTTTGGTCAGGCCGGGCACCTCGGATGTGAGCACGATCTCGTGCTCGCTGTGATGGATGTCGGTGGGCAGCAAGGAGCTGCCGTTGCTCAGAGGTCCGGAGAGGAACGGATCGCCAAGCAGGCTCGAAAGAGTCCTGGCGGGCCAGTCCAGGTCGTTATTATTCCATCTGATGATTGACATTATTTTCACCTCCTCGGTCTTTTAGTTTGGTCTATCCTGCTGATGGAAACATAGTTACGAACTACCCATTGTCAAGGGTTCGGACGAACCTGGGGTGAACGTGGATCTTTTCGTTTTTGGTAGCTGTCTTACAGATTGTGAGTCGCGGATGTGCAAATTCTTTAAAGCCAAGAGTCGGTGATCGTTGCGGCCCGGGACGACTTGAAGATTGAGGCGCCATTATGAGCGGAAGTGCCTACCATTGTGTGATAACAAGGACTTTATTCCTTGACACGCGCGAGTCCCAGGCCGTACACTTCGATTGTTGTTATTTTCGCTCATCGCGTATGAGCGTTTTGTATTATTGGTAGCCAACCTGGGGTTGTAAAAATCGGAACCAACCGGGGCCGGAACAGAGTTATAGTGGACGCCTATTCTGACGAGCCTTCCCGAAGAATTGCTGATGAAGGTGTTGTCCGAATTGCATATTACCGGAGGTGTAAGACCGGTGCATTCTGAGCGGGTCCGCTGGCGCGTTGTTGTTCGCCCGGCCTCGATTCTGGCGCTGGTCGCCGTGTTTGCGGTCCTCGGCCTTGCCCTGGGACCCACGGCGATGGCTCAGAACGAGGACGAGCAGGAGGGATCCGGCGAGACGACCGGCAGCCCTCAAGTACAAACCAGAGTAACCGTCACCAGGGTGACCAACCAGCAGCTGTTGGCCTTCGAGGACGAGCTGGACGACCTGCGCGACCAGATCTTCGATGCCAAAGCCCGACTGCTGCAGTTGCGCGACCAGGTGATGTACGGTTCGTTGGCGATCATCCAGATCCAGCTGACCCATACCCAAGAGGTCAGCTCTGCGTTCGCCCTGCAGAACATCCGCTATACCCTCGACGGTTTCGAGGTGTTTAACAAAAGCAACACCGACGGCGAGCTGGACAAGCTCAAGGATACCATGGTTTACGAGGGAGC from Candidatus Alcyoniella australis harbors:
- the carA gene encoding glutamine-hydrolyzing carbamoyl-phosphate synthase small subunit, with translation MGNGKAILALADGRIFQGTAFGARGEAVGEVVFNTSMTGYQEILTDPSYAGQMVCMTYPLIGNYGINSEDVESTTPQVQALIVREASTHPSSWRNRGSLGDYLVQHGIVGIEGIDTRALTRHIRDCGAQTGVVSSIDPDAQSLVKKAHDAPTIEGVDLVQGVTCRSPYMWNQGDWSIARSYENYPRGVANEPQFKRTYKVVAYDFGIKFNILRLLTAAGCELTVVPAAFDAERVLAMEPDGIFLSNGPGDPSAVPYAAQAVRRFIEAGIPLFGICLGHQILGLALGGKTYKLKFGHHGGNHPVMDLTTNKVEITAQNHGFAVDVESLQGLAELTHVNLNDQTVEGMQLTGRPVFSVQYHPEASPGPHDPSYLFARFIENMRREKDA
- a CDS encoding Hsp20/alpha crystallin family protein; protein product: MSIIRWNNNDLDWPARTLSSLLGDPFLSGPLSNGSSLLPTDIHHSEHEIVLTSEVPGLTKEEIEISVENDILTISGEKTGESQSNEQNCYCSERSYGKFERRFVLPQSVDRDKITAEVHNGLLSLTLPISEKAKPRSIEVKVS